A segment of the Ipomoea triloba cultivar NCNSP0323 chromosome 1, ASM357664v1 genome:
GTGTTAACTTCAAAACCAGTTTGCAAATGCTAACTATAATTGGAGCATGTTTGGCAACACCCAAAAgctagcttatagcttattgATTTGGTGAAAAAGCTAGCTTTTTGCTTTTAGAGTTGTTTAGTAAGCAAGCTTAAGAAAAAATTACGCTAGTTCAGTAGCCCCTAATAGTCGTTTCCAAATTTGCCCTACCCTTTTGTACaaatgacattttaataatagcatctttttcttttttcccttttgattgtttttttatCCATTCCTTTTTGGTAATGGGGCATATGGCTGTAGCTCTTgcctgtctctctctctctctctctctctcattaaattttaaacatcTTATTATAAatccataaataaaaaagatcaaattgtTAACATATACCTTAAGTTATTACATAAACAAAAAGATGTCATTTTACGTTGAAAGGCTTGTTTATTACCAAACACTTCCAATTCAATCTGTTACCTTATAAGCTTTCAGCTTCCAGATAGCTTCTAACCACTCGCAAAAGTTAGAGCTAGCTCATCAGCTAATTGTGCCAAAGAGAGGCTGGGCTTGCTCTACAGTCTATTTAAAAATAACTGCAGCCAAGTCTAAGTGAAAATGGAGGGGAAAAACTTGATTACCTCATCAAAAACAAGATTTATAAATCGCAAGGAGAGCAGGAGCGTAAGGATGACCTCTGCCACAGGAAGACCAAGTTTATCCAAGGGACGTAAAAACCACTGCAATGCAAATGCTATCTGTTCTGGAGTTGTTGTTGACAGGTAAAGACTAGCACTTTGAAAGATCTGGTAATCAAAAGAGAGCAAAATCAGAATGAAATAATAGTTCGTAGGGCTAGGAgctaattatacaaaaaaaaaacctatactCATTACAAACAGTAGAAGAGAATAGAGCACCAGTTTCCTATCTAATATCCAACATTCTAAACAGATTTAGGACACAAGTGGTATTAAAATTTCACAAGTTGAAGCTTGATTGCATCACCATTGCTGGTTTTTTAGGctcaaacttttgtttgtttttgacAGATATGTCTCGTCAATGTGAATATCAAATGGgcaaaattcaaattacataCAGCAGAAAATACAAAGTATGCATGCTGATCATATCTGATGGATTAATTAATGGCTATGCTTCATTTCAGATACTAGCAGCAGGAGCACGAGTGCTGCACCACAACCAGTTAGCAGATAAGCATATAAAACTAAAGGTTGGATGAAATGCCACTTACTGTGAAAGTTAAACAGGCTGATGTGCTTCCTGTTAACAAGCCCTTTCTGGTAATTTGTAATGGTCCCATTTTAAAAACTACATATGAATAACCTTCCAAAGAAGCTGGAAAATTTGGTAGTCCCATCATTGAAGGTGGAGGTGCTCTTGAATAGACAAGGGAAGGTGCAGAGTCAGTGCTTAGGGCCAACATTATAAACAAGATCCCAGAAAGCAGTGATACTCTTCCTAGTTGATCCTATCAAAACATAGTATGTTGAACAAAACTTACAAGAGAGTTTCCAGCATTAAACAAATTGATAATAGAggagtaaataaaaaatacataaaccATCCAAAATCCtaggaaatttgtttctatCTCTTTGATGTGCCTGCAGTAATCTTATTACATTCAGCTTTCCGAGGTCCACTTACCTTCCACACTTCCTCAGGCTGGATCCATATAGATAATACAGTCAAGTAGACAACCAAACCAAGACGCAGAACAATATTCGACCTTGCTGGTAAAATAACTAGAGTAAGTAGCCATGCCTGCATAGCACACAACACCaccatcaaaaaaaaaaaatacaaagtaaatgaaagcaggaaaaaaaaaacatttttcttaaagTACAAAGAATAATTGGTTTGACAACCTATACAGAAAAATAGAAAGCAAATCTCTTCCCATGCATtcttcaaaacaaaacaattccTTCACTTTAGAACTTGAAGAGAATACGAATGGAAGAGGTAAAACAGAATTTCAATAAACATCCAGAACTATGATGTAACTTTTGAAGGAACTTTTTCCTGCAACTTCCCCAAATAAAAGTTGTTTTTGCACTGAACTTCCTGGCAATGGATACAACTTTCCACATGGAAAGGGAAGGCAGAGATAtccggtatatatatattttactgtATTTTCCTGCCTCTCCCAATAAGCAAACTGCACTGAAGCCTGAatgtttatgaactaaattaGAAATTCTTATCCCCATAAACATTATGGCCCTGTTttgtaaaatagttagcttattagtcaattttgtcttatttgatcactattagctgtttgacttggttaaaaaattaatagaagTGTTTGGTTAgtcagctttttgtaactctaaaatgttaaaattcaaaaagttgctctaagtaactttttcaattaactttttgagaaaagaaattataccaaacactCTTCtacaataatttaatattatcaaccaatcagctaacaccatttaccaaatagggcctatATACACTATTCAGCAATAAAACACCTTCCAGTCTTCCACGAGTAACCCCCAAAACCTCAATACTTCATGATACCAAACGAACGAGCTCAGTTCATTAGCCTTACATGTAGctaaaactaaaaagtaaaaaccccATCAATCTAATTCACCAAATTACAATTCAAAACAGGAAAAGATCACATTATcttaaagagaaaaagagacAAAACCAAAAGGATTATAACTTTGTACCAATTTGATCCTGGGGTCAGTAGAGTGCAAGAAAGTGGTAGGGGAAGGGATGTACTGGGCAATGGGACTGGAGGTTGCTCCAGATATGAGTCTAAGCACTTTCTCAGCTCCAATAAAGTTTTTGGGTGACCATTTTTCCAGTAATTGTTTCCAGTTTTGTTGTAAACCTTCAGCGCTACTGCTCTTCTCTGCGCGTATAACTGTGGGTCGGGGGGGCTGGAGATGGagggtttttgtttttgggcaGTTGGGAGGAAATTGGCGGTTGAAAATTGAGGGAGTCAAGCTTCTGAAGCATTGAGCATGTGGTGAAGAAAGTGTTACAGTTGCAGAGCTATGGAGGAGCTGAGAAAACATTGGCGATGGCTGAGAGAGTGAAACAGGTGTAGTGTCTCACTCTGTTCATAGGCATTTGGGTTTGAAGGAGGATCCGATTTGTGACCCGTAATTAAAATGAGCCTTTAACAACTTTATACGGATAATCCGATCTATAAAATGGATCCATAAACCACCCATTATTAGTCTGTAgactatactatcaaataatatacatttaatatattaaaaatgtacatgacggtaaatatgttaccggaCTATATTTGAGCATTATTGAAGTATGATAGTACAATGAGTAATCAGTACAGTAGACAAGTGAGCAACAACGGTTTTGGTACCACAACGTAGATATGTGTATTAGTGAGAGTGAGTGAGTACAATATGTTAGTGTTGTGTATCCTAAACGAAGTGTCCCCCATTCCCCAACAAGGCTACTCTTTTATATCCTCAAGTGCCAACGACTTTTTGCCAGCAAGTAACGGATGCGTAATGCTGCACTAAGTGTTGATAATGATGATAAGGAGtaactcctcttcaatgtgcTGACCAttcctcttcaatgtgtcgtctttgtgAGGATCTCGTGAcagccctaagggaatagagtttattttttttatttgtacgGAATTAGTCACGGCAGACCATGACCACTAGGTACACTGACAATTTtggacgccacttgatgaggaggACGTcgcttgaggaggcgacgccacttgaggaggcgacgttggagaaggaggaggcgacgtcgtggatgaggaggcgacgccactggaggaggaggaggcgacgccgtggatgaggaAGCGCCGCTGGGGGAGGAGGAGGCGACGTCGCggatgaggaggcgacgccactggaggaggaggaggcgacGTCGTGGATGAAGAAGCGCCGCTGGGGAAGGAGGAGACGATACCGCGGATGAGGAGGCGATgtcgtggatgaggaggcgacgccactAGAGGAAAAGGAGGCGACGTCGTGGATGAGGAAGCGTCGCTGGGggatgaggaggcgacgccgcGGATGAGGAGGTGAtgccgtggatgaggaggcgacgccgcGGATGAGGAGGTGAtgccgtggatgaggaggcgacgGCGTGGATGAGGAAGCGCTGCTGGAGAAGGAGGATGCGATGCCGCTGGagaaagaggaggaggaggcgacGCCGTGGAAGGCACCGGGACGACCTTcttttgtaatatgtagagTTGTGCCTGAGATTTGGCCCCagctctcaacaagagcaccaatgacggtaaatatgttaccggaCTATATTTGAGCATTATTGAAGTATGATAGTACAATGAGTAGTCAGTACAGTAGACAAGTGAGCAACAACGGTTTTGGTACCACAACGTAGATCTGTGTATTAGTGAGAGTGAGTGAGTACAATATGTTAGTGTTGTGTATCCTAAACGAAGTGTCCCCCCATTCTCGACCGAGACTCCTCTTTTATATCCTCAAGTGCCAACGACTTTTTGCCAGTAAGTAACGGATGCGTAATGCTGCACTAAGTGCTGCTAATGATGACAAGGAGtaactcctcttcaatgtgcTGACCAttcctcttcaatgtgtcgtctttgtgtaaTGGGTGATCGTTTGTTGTCGGGTCAGGTGCtgcatgcccaattatcctgtcagtacattatattcaaagaaagtacattatttgagtactgaaaatatattatttttgtttaatgtacattcagtacattaatgatgtacttttaatatattaaaaaagtacTTTTTATTATAATCCACGCAGTATTGTGTGGAATAATTTGCCATAGACCATGGCCATTCAATTTAATTGGGAAATAAAATACTTTGTTGAGTTAGTAAGGTTTGAgatccaaattaatttttttttttaatactactaacgctattagaatgcagtatttgttcataactactttccacctattgaagcacaagagtcaatattgactccactgaggctcaaacccaccacctcctgtataaagggaagggtttgatgccactggaccacaaggtccttggcatttTGTTGAGGAATTAATTCtacagaaattttaatttataaaatattgattCCAATGAAAGTGAAATACTAGCAAAAAGGAAGAAGCTTTATTCGCAATTGATTGTATAACTACTTTCTACCTAAGAATTCCTattctacacacacacacatatatatgattgCGTTCAGGTACGTACGAGCCACTCAGGAGAAAATTGCAGACGAATCGCAACGCGCCAGGTATCcaagatgtagttgcacctaacgttataactagatgcacgtaatgttataactagatgcacttaggtgcacccatgtgcataaatgttaacaaggtaaattacttgcacttgtaagtgaaaataggtacacaagtgcaagtaaaatgtattacaaatgcaactaaattgtacactgagcatcaatactaagtacacctaatgctataactaggtgcacctaatgttataactaggtgcactagGTTGCACACAAGCGCATGAatgttaataaggtaaattacttgcccttgtaagtgaaaataggtgcacaagtgcaagtaaaatgtattgcagatgcaagtaaaatgtattacaggtgaaAATGAATTGTACactaagcatcaatactaagtgcacataatgttataactaggtgcacctaatgttataattaggtgcacctagctTGCATCCATgtacatgaatattaacaaggtaaattacttgcacttgtaagtgaaaatatgtgcgaaaataggcgcacttgtaagtaaaactaggtgcacttatatcacaattacttgcacaaaagttcgagttatttacgaaaatgccaccgcactattttttaaaaattacatctgattcgtttatctggacacgtggacggctgtgaagcgttctcattttcttcttgGGCGGCAGTTCACACGGGAGtgcacccctatatatatatatatatatatatatatatatataatataaagaatACATTCTCACTCATTCTAGAAAAATTGTGTTAAAACTTCCAATTAAGCTATCTACATTGTacacattcacaaattctacgAATTTCAATATATcatattgtataataatattgaaGTTTATAAAAAAGTTGGGTCCACTTTGCCATGCCATTAGTAAGATGAGACGTCATAGCAACACcgtcaatgattttttttagtgttcTTTTGTGGGGATAATGTTGAGGTGGATGAAACCGAGGAGATGAGAGAGAAAGTTTAGAAGATCATgaaagtataaatttttttatggatccactaaaaaaaaaaaaacaagaacatGCGAGTATGGTATGTGTTGTGTGCATCAGATGCGCCCAATCGGGTGCACACACCCCAATCGCTCGCTATGTGCCAAGGTTAAAAAAATCGCTAGACGCtctctaggtttttttttttttaattttaattttgatttttttaaaaaaatgttaaaaatattttaagcgttaataattgtaaagtgtttaatattgtaagtctttacactttaatagttaacaCTTATTAAGTtactagttattatttattaattattagtgcattacttattagactattagagtattagttaatacattataacattaatagtttaaatgtttaagatttataattcagaaaaaaaaaaaaaaacgctcagtcggccggccgcctagcgcctaagcgtcAATTAATCAGCGTCTAACCTAGCACGATTTTTACAACCATGCTATGTGCATAAaccgacattttttttttgacaaacttgtttttttttttcctattttctttttctttttctgctcttctctctctctctctctctgttatCCTGACAAAAATCAAGAGAAAAGTTTGTCTATTAAAGTTGCTCTAAGAGCCAAACATTTTTTAGGTCACCCATGCTGTTACAAGATTTGTAAAGTTTACAAATGTCATGCTGTGAAGTCTCAGCTTGCCAATGAGTCAATGACAAAGTGAACTCAATTTGTTTGTAAACTTAAATgttcttgttattattatattttgattatgaGTTAGAGTTGTAGAGATGTTGAGAAAATAGTGGTGATTATAATTGTGATTATATGACAGTATagccaattttaaaaaatgagagtaTTTCAAAGATGCAAATAACATTAGAGGATTAATCCAATTAGCTTggcaaaaagaaaatatatgtttCAATCTATCATATCATAATATCTGTTTATGTAATGAAATTAATGatataaatagaaatataattttctttgaaGTAATAACAAGTGTTAGAGCATCCACATACATGGTTTTTGGAATAGTGCAAAAGCAAAGAGATGATCTTGAACTGATATGGTGTGAAGttatttggtaaaatatatCCTGCAAAGTTTGGGATCATGTCAGAAAAGTcatttctgttttgtttttatttgtgttttgtttttttattttatttcatttctcttttgctttttttttttttgatttcatttctgttttgttttttcatgcTCCTTCTcctacttcttttttttttttcatttaattcgtttgttttttattgttttattattttcgtttcaatttctttttataaaataccaaatttaatatttttgaattaacttttgaatgatttaattataattaaaatttaaaatgattaaaatataaaagtaacaacgaaaattaatttaaatgtttgtaattatcattttaattaaatgtaggtatgtttattttaattaatttttataattataaatttataattcaaataaataaagaaataattaaaatataggatAGAAAATGGTGGGCCCacaaaaaactgagaaaaaaaCTTTAAACTAATGTGTGGAAGAGTTTTTGTtattgagtgagatagtggatgatgatgTGGATGTTGGCGTCCacaaaaaatggagaaaaaaccCCAACAGATGCTCTTAGAAGTGAAATGTATTCAAAGTCCATCTAAAaacatggaaaatgttttttgaaaaatgatttattttgtagaaaaaaaaatcattttctgatgtgtgtgcgcgcgcatgCTTTagtatacataaataatactccgtatattgttAAAGTAGCTTAGTTGGTTCGTAGTGCGTTTTTCTTACAAAAAGTTTAGCACTTCCTATTTAGATccggataaaaaaaaaatagatccGGATAATGTGGATTTAGATTTTTTAATTGAGATtatg
Coding sequences within it:
- the LOC116018889 gene encoding protein ABCI12, chloroplastic; amino-acid sequence: MFSQLLHSSATVTLSSPHAQCFRSLTPSIFNRQFPPNCPKTKTLHLQPPRPTVIRAEKSSSAEGLQQNWKQLLEKWSPKNFIGAEKVLRLISGATSSPIAQYIPSPTTFLHSTDPRIKLAWLLTLVILPARSNIVLRLGLVVYLTVLSIWIQPEEVWKDQLGRVSLLSGILFIMLALSTDSAPSLVYSRAPPPSMMGLPNFPASLEGYSYVVFKMGPLQITRKGLLTGSTSACLTFTIFQSASLYLSTTTPEQIAFALQWFLRPLDKLGLPVAEVILTLLLSLRFINLVFDEVRNVALGIVSRRINWEQLTTLETIDVFVTYIRRIFKNIFAHAEQISQAMIVRGFRGDSKEHKIFLSANSSIALVNYISLSLLVGLIAAINLPKPLFI